The Salvelinus fontinalis isolate EN_2023a chromosome 24, ASM2944872v1, whole genome shotgun sequence genome has a segment encoding these proteins:
- the LOC129822256 gene encoding spartin-like, whose translation MEEANQNAFDRARLQVIKDGYEKAFECINRGLTEDEAGHKAQALAQYTQGRQHLLRAISVPSQGDECFGSSWESARQMQLKMQETLNNITTRLAALETSPDPEFPPPLHASIGVPGTASNSNLYPKLEKEKPERPSPPKLLMTNRQGGAVGGSVFPSLPLSPTRQSVVPGELPPAYSSQAADGHLTISYGTESGEMSLMGEEFYSHMSPSHPSPQSLGEDGEELFFLPHGVQIFFVTPDGQVSAPSYPGYLRMVKFTSQQSESVPNRPPAFLQVCDWLYPLMATDSPVLLCNTGVFMFPDMMASAPGSYVGVVLSSELPIEDRQLFQDLLSQMTDLRVQAPNEAADSINLSQKVSIAPLEEEEAPAAEEEDEKNLPEWSEKVASGILTGASWLSWGLVKGAEFTGIAIQKGASKLREHITPEDKPAHVSPSVSKGLHVAKQATGGAVRVSQFLVDGVCMVAGCVGREIAPHVKKHGGKLVPESMKKDKDGRSNIDGAMVVAASGVQGFATMWTGLEVAAKNITVSVASETVNTVKHKYGAAAGQATDHAVNSAINMGVTAFNIDNLGIKAAVKKTGKQTAVAILEDYQLRDPNTNQKQVEKRDK comes from the exons ATGGAGGAAGCCAATCAAAATGCCTTTGACAGAGCGAGGCTGCAGGTGATCAAAGATGGCTATGAGAAGGCCTTTGAGTGCATCAACAGAGGCCTGACAGAGGATGAAGCTGGCCACAAGGCCCAGGCCCTGGCCCAGTACACACAGGGTCGCCAGCACCTCCTCAGGGCCATCAGCGTGCCCTCACAGGGGGACGAGTGTTTTGGCAGCTCCTGGGAGTCAGCCCGCCAGATGCAGCTCAAGATGCAGGAGACTCTGAACAACATCACCACTCGATTGGCGGCCCTAGAGACCAGCCCAGACCCTGAGTTCCCACCACCTCTACATGCCTCTATTGGAGTCCCAGGGACAGCctctaactcaaacctctaccccaAACTGGAGAAGGAGAAACCAGAGCGGCCTTCTCCACCCAAGCTGCTGATGACTAACCGCCAGGGTGGAGCTGTGGGCGGCAGTGTGTTTCCCTCCTTGCCTCTTTCTCCCACTAGACAGTCTGTGGTGCCTGGCGAGCTGCCCCCAGCCTACTCTTCCCAAGCGGCTGACGGCCACCTGACTATCTCCTACGGGACAGAGTCTGGAGAAATGTCGCTGATGGGAGAGGAGTTCTACAGCCACATgtccccctctcacccctctcctcagagcctgggggaggatggagaggaacTCTTCTTCCTGCCTCACGGGGTGCAGATATTCTTTGTCACACCTGACGGCCAGGTCAGCGCTCCCTCCTACCCAGGGTACCTGCGGATGGTCAAGTTCACCAGCCAGCAGTCAGAGAGTGTGCCCAACCGGCCCCCAGCCTTCCTGCAG GTGTGTGATTGGCTGTACCCTCTGATGGCCACTGACTCCCCCGTCCTGCTGTGTAACACAGGGGTGTTCATGTTCCCGGACATGATGGCGTCCGCCCCGGGGTCCTACGTGGGCGTTGTGCTGTCCTCTGAACTGCCTATAGAAGACAGACAGCTGTTCCAGGACCTGCTGTCCCAGATGACAGACCTCAGGGTGCAG GCTCCAAATGAGGCAGCAGACAGCATCAACCTGAGCCAGAAGGTGTCCATCGCTCCCCTCGAGGAAGAGGAGGCCCCAGcagcagaggaggaggatgagaagaaCCTGCCAGAGTGGAGCGAGAAAGTGGCCAGCGGCATCCTCACAG GGGCATCGTGGCTGAGCTGGGGCCTGGTGAAGGGGGCTGAGTTCACTGGCATAGCCATCCAGAAGGGCGCGTCCAAACTGCGGGAGCACATCACCCCCGAGGACAAGCCAGCCCACGTCAGCCCCTCTGTCTCCAAGGGATTGCATGTAGCCAAACAGGCCACCGGGGGCGCTGTCCGCGTCAGCCAGTTCCTTG TGGACGGTGTGTGTATGGTGGCAGGGTGTGTGGGTAGAGAGATAGCTCCCCACGTGAAGAAACATGGAGGCAAGTTGGTTCCGGAGTCCATGAAGAAAGACAAAGATGGACGATCTAACATTGATGGAGCCATGGTGGTGGCTGCCAGCGGAGTTCAAG GCTTCGCTACCATGTGGACTGGCTTGGAAGTAGCAGCAAAGAACATCACTGTCTCCGTTGCCTCAGAAACCGTCAACACTGTCAAGCATAA GTATGGGGCGGCAGCCGGCCAGGCCACAGACCATGCTGTGAACTCAGCCATTAACATGGGCGTCACCGCCTTCAACATTGACAACCTGGGCATTAAAGCTGCGGTGAAGAAGACTGGCAAACAGACGGCCGTGGCCATCCTGGAGGACTACCAGCTACGGGACCCTAATACTAACCAGAAACAAGTAGAGAAACGGGACAAATAG